The genomic stretch ATCGTTAAGGAGGGTCCCCTCTCGGTGCTGGCCATTGCGGTCAGCCGCGGTCAGGCCGATTGCGTCAAGGAGGGAAGAACGCCTGCAACATTTGTGATCAACGTTCGAGATAACTGGGTTCCCGCTATCCGCCATCCGCTTGCCGCCTCGTACCCGTTCGGAATCGGGTTGCGCAGTCGAGAGGACTCCTACGCAGCCTAAGCAGCAAAAGTAGTGAGTAAATATTACACGCCACACCATCAATTGTGATTACACACCCACACGCCACCCTTACACGAAATATAATAAGAAAAGTGAAAGTTCTTGGTTTTTGTACTTTATCCGCGTAATCCTTGGTTACCCGGTAGCTAGCCGACCCTGCGATACCAGCAATAGGGCCTGCTCTGCCGCAAGCTTTGCCAGCCGTGAGTGTTGGGAAGCCAGTCGGTTTCAATTTAAACACGCTTGTTGACGATTACCAACGCCACGTGAAAGCTTTGGGAAAGCTAGGAGAACCTGTTGCGTCGTGGAATACACCGTTAGTATACATTCTTACGAGTAAACTTGATCCCGCCACTGTTCGCGCTTGGGAGCAGGAAACCCGCCAGAAGGATGATGTCACTTACGAAGAACTTGTTGACTTTCTCGTGCAGCATGTACGAATGCTTAAATCTGTGTCGAGTGATTTGCAGCACCGTTCACAACCAGCTACTGTCAAGGTGGCCGGATTTGTTCCGAAGAAACCCTATCATGGTAAATTCGTAGCCAACGCTGCTACATCCGACACCAAAGTTAACAACCCTCAATGCCCGGCTTGCCCCGAAAGACATCTTCTGTATCAATGCCCAAGGTTCACCAAGCTCTCTGTTTCTGAACGTCGAGAACTAGTTAGTCAGCGAAGCCTGTGTTGGAATTGCTTTCGTACGAACCATCAAGCGCGAGCTTGTAAATCCAAGTTTTCATGCAGAACCTGCCATGCAAAACATCACTCGCTGTTGCACGACCAAGTTGCACCATCTAAAATATCGACGACACCTGCTGTTACAACCGAACACAATGCAAAGCAACCTACCGCGACCACGTCAGCGAACGTAAGAAGTTCTGAATCTGCAAATCCACCCGAAATTAGTCTCTCCATCCAATCAAACCACAGCATGGTGTTACTAGAGACGGTTGCTATTCACGTAGTTGATAAATATGGAAAGTTAACACCAGTCAGAGCTCTCCTCGATTCCGGATCGATGTCTAATTTTATCACCAAGAAGTTAGCCAACGCCCTCGCCATCCGCCCCCGCACAGTAGACGTCGCTGTAGCCGGAATAGGTGATTCGGTTAAGCAAATAAAACGCCAAATATCAGCTACAATCAAATCAAGAACGAACAAATTTTCCACTACCCTCGAGTTCCTCGTAATGAAGAAACCTACTGCCAATTTGCCAACGATACCGCTTAGCACAACCTCATGGAAAATTCCGAAGATCCAACTCGCGGATCCATATTTTAACGAACCGGGACTAATCGACATCATCATCGGTGGTGAATGCTATCACGAAATTCACACTGGGAAGCGCATACCAATCGGCAGTGGTCTGCCGCTGCTTATTGAAACAGTCTTTGGGTGGACAGTTTCTGGAAAGGTACCCATCAAATCAGCCTATGCTCCACCCACCTGCTACATTTCGAATGTCGATAGATCGTTGGATACCGCTCTCCAACGATTCTGGGAGCTAGAATCGGTACATCAAGGTCCGTTATATTCCGCTGAAGAAAGAAGATGTGAAGAAATTTATGCTAGCACCACCACTCGAACTCAATCCGGGAGGTTCGTCGTTCGCCTTCCTCGGTCTGAAGATCCGCAAGTCACCCTTGGCGATTCGCGCGCGATTGCCATTCGCCGATTTTATAGCCTCGAAAGACGCCTCGAAAGAGATGCCACTGTCAGAACCGCCTACCTCAAGTTTATGGAGGAATATGCCAGCCTCCACCATATGCGAAAAATCGATCCAGTACCCGACAATAAGCCTCACTGTTATTTGGCACATCATCCAGTGTTCAAAGAGTCGAGCACTACCACAAAGGTACGCGTGGTGTTCGACGCCTCCTGCAAGACAAGTTCTGGATTTTCGCTGAATAATACACTACTAGTTGGACCAGTAGTTCCACGCTGTAGCCCTTGTCGCTGACATCGAAAAGATGTATCGACAAATTGAAGTACACCCAGACGATCAACCACTACAGCGTATTCTCTGGCGTGCCAGCCCATCCGATCCACTCGATACCTATGAACTTTGCACAGTTAAGTACGGAACTGCGTCCGCTCCGTTCCTAGCAACTCGCACCCTTCAATATTTAGCACAAGTAGAGGGGCACGCCTACCCAGCGGCAGCTGATGCCGTTAATAACGATTTTTACGTTGACGATCTGTTGACCGGTGCTTATGATCCACAAGCTGCTATAGCTATCCGTCAGCAAGTAGCAGCAATGCTTAAGACTGCAGGGTTTGTGATTAAGAAGTGGGcatcaaacgttccggaagtATTAACTGATGTACCTGTGACAGATTTAGCCATTCAACCCCTACACGATTTGCAAGATGACCAATCTATTTCAACACTAGGTTTGGTTTGGGATATAAAATGTGATATGTTTCGCTTCAACGTCCAGTTACCTCTCCCAGCTGCCGTTCTCACGAAGAGGAAGGTGATATCGTATATAGCCAAAATATTTGACCCATTAGGCCTTGTGGGTCCCATCATAGCTGCCGCCAAGATGTTCATGCAGCGGTTGTGGAGATTGAAAACAGAAGATAAAAAACCATACGATTGGGACAGACCACTCCCACCAAGGTCACAGGATACTTGGAGGCAATTTCATGCAACGCTTCACGTTCTGGATCAAGTGAGGATTCCCCGCTTTGTTGCTGTGCCAATGGCATCGAATATTGAACTTCACATTTTCTGCGACGCGTCAGAGTCCGCTTATGGAGCATGTTGTTTTGTGCGTTCAGAGAACTCCGAAGGTGTTAACGTACAGCTGCTAACCTCAAAGTCTAAAGTGGCGCCCATCTCTACTAAACACACTATAGCGAGACTTGAATTGTATGCTGCAGAACTTGCAGCGAAGGTATACCAGAAGGTTACGCAAGCCATAAAGATTTCTACTAACACCACGTTCTGGTCAGATTCAACCACAGTGCTTCAGTGGTTGAGATCGCCACCAAACCGATGGAGAACCTTTGTGGCGAATCGTGTATCATTCATCCAAACGTCTACTGAGGGCACCAATTGGAGACATGTGCCAGGTGTATAAAATCCTGCCGATGAACTCTCACGTGGTTTGCAACCCACAGAAATACTAACACAAACCAGATG from Wyeomyia smithii strain HCP4-BCI-WySm-NY-G18 chromosome 3, ASM2978416v1, whole genome shotgun sequence encodes the following:
- the LOC129728266 gene encoding uncharacterized protein LOC129728266, whose protein sequence is MTACLASVGKLADPAIPAIGPALPQALPAVSVGKPVGFNLNTLVDDYQRHVKALGKLGEPVASWNTPLVYILTSKLDPATVRAWEQETRQKDDVTYEELVDFLVQHVRMLKSVSSDLQHRSQPATVKVAGFVPKKPYHGKFVANAATSDTKVNNPQCPACPERHLLYQCPRFTKLSVSERRELVSQRSLCWNCFRTNHQARACKSKFSCRTCHAKHHSLLHDQVAPSKISTTPAVTTEHNAKQPTATTSANVRSSESANPPEISLSIQSNHSMVLLETVAIHVVDKYGKLTPVRALLDSGSMSNFITKKLANALAIRPRTVDVAVAGIGDSVKQIKRQISATIKSRTNKFSTTLEFLVMKKPTANLPTIPLSTTSWKIPKIQLADPYFNEPGLIDIIIGGECYHEIHTGKRIPIGSGLPLLIETVFGWTVSGKVPIKSAYAPPTCYISNVDRSLDTALQRFWELESVHQGPLYSAEERRCEEIYASTTTRTQSGRFVVRLPRSEDPQVTLGDSRAIAIRRFYSLERRLERDATVRTAYLKFMEEYASLHHMRKIDPVPDNKPHCYLAHHPVFKESSTTTKVRVVFDASCKTSSGFSLNNTLLVGPVVPRCSPCR
- the LOC129728267 gene encoding uncharacterized protein LOC129728267 encodes the protein MYRQIEVHPDDQPLQRILWRASPSDPLDTYELCTVKYGTASAPFLATRTLQYLAQVEGHAYPAAADAVNNDFYVDDLLTGAYDPQAAIAIRQQVAAMLKTAGFVIKKWASNVPEVLTDVPVTDLAIQPLHDLQDDQSISTLGLVWDIKCDMFRFNVQLPLPAAVLTKRKVISYIAKIFDPLGLVGPIIAAAKMFMQRLWRLKTEDKKPYDWDRPLPPRSQDTWRQFHATLHVLDQVRIPRFVAVPMASNIELHIFCDASESAYGACCFVRSENSEGVNVQLLTSKSKVAPISTKHTIARLELYAAELAAKVYQKVTQAIKISTNTTFWSDSTTVLQWLRSPPNRWRTFVANRVSFIQTSTEGTNWRHVPGV